Proteins from a genomic interval of Nocardia sp. BMG51109:
- a CDS encoding FadR/GntR family transcriptional regulator — protein MTSAVDAGPESTDAGPEFTTVKLGRMSRTVVEQFQEQMRNGRLRAGHKLPPERELATAFGVGRNTMREALRELDLLGMVQSRHGEGTFVTDPSAAELVAPFRAVVEFSSTASDSVMEFRRAFEPGVSALAARNLTEEGRQRLYEALAEFEARVAAGDSEIQRADADFHLMIGHATGNPTVIGIHSAVYSLLRGFRDRLDGSSYQPTSCQVAGHRRIYDAIVTRDADAAAREMTRHLEEVWTPGEHDC, from the coding sequence GTGACATCCGCTGTCGATGCCGGACCCGAATCCACCGATGCCGGACCCGAATTCACCACGGTGAAGCTCGGACGCATGTCCCGCACGGTGGTCGAGCAATTCCAGGAACAGATGCGCAACGGGCGGTTGCGGGCCGGCCACAAACTGCCGCCCGAGCGCGAACTGGCCACGGCGTTCGGGGTCGGCCGCAACACCATGCGGGAAGCATTGCGGGAGCTGGATCTGCTGGGGATGGTGCAGAGCCGGCACGGCGAGGGCACCTTCGTCACCGACCCGTCCGCCGCCGAGCTGGTCGCACCGTTCCGCGCGGTGGTCGAATTCTCCAGTACCGCAAGCGACTCCGTCATGGAGTTCCGGCGCGCCTTCGAGCCCGGGGTCTCCGCGCTGGCCGCCCGCAACCTCACCGAGGAGGGCAGGCAGCGCCTGTACGAGGCGCTGGCGGAGTTCGAGGCACGCGTGGCGGCCGGGGATTCCGAAATCCAGCGCGCGGACGCCGATTTCCATCTGATGATCGGGCACGCCACCGGTAATCCGACCGTCATCGGCATCCACTCGGCGGTCTACTCGCTGCTGCGCGGATTCCGCGATCGGCTCGACGGATCCAGTTACCAGCCGACCAGCTGTCAGGTCGCGGGCCATCGCCGCATCTACGACGCCATCGTGACCCGCGACGCCGACGCCGCGGCCCGGGAGATGACCAGGCACCTCGAGGAGGTGTGGACGCCCGGCGAGCACGACTGCTGA
- a CDS encoding carbon-nitrogen hydrolase family protein: protein MDVAVVQFAPYTDKDANLAMLRDEVRAAAEHGARVVIAPEYSMFAVTRLDRRAVAAAEPITGPWVDRLRGLAAEFGVHLVAGVAEAPGGGRTDRIYNTLVAAGPDAEYEAVYRKVHLYDAFGFKESDVVVPGEITEPATFTVDGVVFGLQTCFDLRFPEGVRRVAAAGAHVLALPAQWIPGPAKVDQWTTLLRARAIENTVYVAAADQATPRGAGASMIVDPAGTVLAELGESTGIATARVDLGHLARVRGSNPSLSLRRFAVAPR, encoded by the coding sequence ATCGATGTCGCGGTGGTGCAGTTCGCGCCCTACACCGACAAGGACGCGAATCTGGCGATGCTGCGCGACGAGGTGCGCGCGGCGGCCGAACACGGTGCGCGGGTCGTCATCGCGCCCGAATATTCGATGTTCGCCGTGACCCGGCTGGACCGTCGCGCGGTGGCGGCCGCCGAACCGATCACCGGGCCGTGGGTGGACCGCTTGCGCGGGCTGGCCGCCGAATTCGGCGTGCACCTGGTGGCCGGGGTGGCGGAGGCGCCCGGCGGGGGCCGGACCGATCGCATCTACAACACGCTGGTCGCGGCCGGGCCGGACGCCGAGTACGAGGCGGTGTACCGGAAGGTGCATCTCTACGACGCCTTCGGGTTCAAGGAATCGGACGTGGTGGTGCCGGGCGAGATCACCGAGCCCGCGACCTTCACCGTCGACGGCGTGGTGTTCGGGCTGCAGACCTGTTTCGACCTGCGGTTCCCGGAGGGTGTCCGGCGCGTCGCGGCCGCCGGGGCGCACGTGCTCGCGCTGCCGGCGCAGTGGATTCCGGGTCCGGCGAAGGTGGACCAGTGGACGACGCTGCTGCGCGCCCGCGCCATCGAGAACACGGTCTACGTCGCCGCCGCCGACCAGGCCACGCCGCGCGGCGCGGGCGCCTCGATGATCGTGGATCCGGCGGGCACGGTGCTGGCCGAACTCGGCGAGTCCACCGGAATCGCCACCGCACGGGTGGATCTCGGTCATCTGGCCCGGGTCCGCGGCAGCAATCCGAGCCTGTCGCTGCGCCGGTTCGCCGTCGCACCGCGATAA
- a CDS encoding isochorismatase family protein: MSKKVGSPDLSTEQAALRDAYTAAGFGHSLDHGEHPAVLVVDFSNGFTDPSVPTGTDLSAEVETTAGVVAVARAVRAPIVYTTIGYDSPDQAAVWLRKAPGLAELTVGSRLVDIDDRLDVHADDTVVVKHHASAFFGTGLAERLRAAGVDSIVLCGATTSGCVRATAVDAVSSGFPVLIPRDCVGDRAAGPHAAALFDLQAKYADVVTADAAVARLRATARREALA; encoded by the coding sequence ATGTCAAAAAAGGTAGGATCACCGGACCTTTCCACCGAACAGGCCGCGCTGCGCGACGCCTACACCGCCGCCGGGTTCGGCCACTCGCTCGACCACGGCGAGCATCCGGCGGTGCTGGTGGTCGATTTCAGCAACGGTTTCACCGATCCGTCCGTCCCGACCGGCACCGATCTCTCCGCCGAGGTCGAGACGACCGCGGGCGTCGTCGCCGTCGCACGGGCGGTCCGAGCGCCGATCGTGTACACGACGATCGGATACGACTCCCCCGATCAGGCCGCGGTCTGGCTGCGCAAGGCCCCGGGACTGGCGGAACTCACCGTCGGCTCGCGGCTGGTGGACATCGACGACCGGCTGGACGTGCACGCCGACGACACGGTCGTGGTCAAGCATCACGCCTCGGCGTTCTTCGGCACCGGGCTGGCCGAGCGGCTGCGCGCGGCCGGGGTCGACTCGATCGTGCTGTGCGGCGCCACCACCAGCGGGTGTGTCCGCGCGACCGCGGTCGACGCGGTGTCCTCGGGGTTTCCGGTGCTGATCCCGCGGGACTGCGTCGGGGACCGGGCGGCCGGCCCGCACGCGGCCGCCCTGTTCGATCTGCAGGCCAAGTACGCCGACGTGGTCACCGCCGACGCGGCGGTCGCCCGGCTCCGCGCGACCGCTCGCCGGGAGGCCCTCGCATGA
- a CDS encoding Asp/Glu racemase: protein MTTDSHSGTPAFVSDTPRRIGLIVPSSNTTMETEIPALLDGLAQPHTFHSSRATLHTVDPDSLAAMVEQGDRCAAELADANVDVLAYACLVAVMASGAGAHERIEARLTEVARAAGCAAPVVSSAGALVRTLTELELSRVAVVAPYVPALTDLVIGYLRGYGIDTVDWITLGVADNRAVGCLDPAGLPGHVANLDLGDADGIVLSACVQMPSLAAVAQVEAVTGKPVVTAATATAREIVRALGAGPDSALGGAALRPTVVAG, encoded by the coding sequence ATGACCACCGATTCACACAGCGGCACACCGGCTTTCGTGAGCGATACGCCGCGCCGCATCGGCCTGATCGTGCCCAGCTCGAACACCACCATGGAGACCGAGATCCCGGCGCTGCTCGACGGGCTCGCGCAGCCGCACACGTTCCACTCCAGCCGCGCCACCCTGCACACCGTGGACCCCGATTCGCTCGCCGCGATGGTCGAGCAGGGCGATCGCTGCGCGGCGGAACTGGCCGACGCCAACGTGGACGTGCTCGCCTACGCCTGCCTGGTGGCGGTGATGGCGAGCGGAGCCGGTGCGCACGAACGGATCGAGGCGCGGCTGACCGAGGTCGCGCGCGCCGCCGGATGCGCCGCACCGGTGGTCAGCAGCGCGGGCGCCCTGGTGCGCACGCTGACCGAACTCGAGCTGTCGCGGGTCGCGGTGGTGGCGCCGTACGTCCCCGCACTCACCGACCTCGTCATCGGCTATCTGCGCGGATACGGGATCGACACCGTCGACTGGATCACGCTGGGCGTGGCCGACAATCGCGCCGTCGGCTGCCTGGACCCCGCGGGACTGCCCGGCCACGTCGCGAACCTGGACCTCGGCGACGCCGACGGCATCGTGCTGTCGGCCTGTGTGCAGATGCCCTCGCTGGCCGCGGTCGCGCAGGTCGAGGCGGTGACCGGGAAGCCGGTGGTCACCGCCGCCACCGCGACGGCGCGCGAGATCGTGCGGGCGCTCGGAGCGGGCCCCGATTCGGCGCTCGGCGGTGCGGCGCTGCGGCCCACGGTGGTGGCCGGATGA
- a CDS encoding phosphoribosyltransferase, which produces MVYPDRAAAGRALGESLLHLRASGPLVLGLPRGGVPVAAAVHAVLGGDLDILLVRKLGVPWQPELAMGALGEGGARVLNEDVLRHNGITPEQLAETERHERAELERRQRMLRAHAAPIPPRGRSVVIVDDGMATGATVAVACRIVRLHEPRRITVAVPVSSAEALHRVGEIADETVCPLVPRVLGGVGGAYEDFHQLSDDEVIELLGTARA; this is translated from the coding sequence ATGGTCTATCCCGATCGGGCCGCCGCCGGTCGTGCGCTGGGTGAGTCGCTGCTCCACCTGCGGGCGTCGGGCCCGCTGGTGCTCGGGCTGCCCCGGGGCGGGGTTCCGGTGGCGGCGGCGGTGCACGCGGTACTCGGCGGCGATCTCGACATTCTGCTGGTGCGCAAGCTGGGCGTGCCCTGGCAGCCGGAGCTCGCGATGGGCGCGCTCGGCGAGGGCGGCGCCCGCGTGCTCAACGAGGACGTGCTGCGCCACAACGGCATCACCCCCGAACAGCTGGCCGAGACCGAGCGGCACGAACGCGCGGAACTCGAACGGCGCCAACGGATGTTGCGCGCCCACGCGGCGCCGATCCCGCCGCGCGGCCGCAGCGTGGTGATCGTCGACGACGGCATGGCCACCGGCGCGACGGTCGCGGTCGCCTGCCGGATCGTCCGATTACACGAACCGCGCCGGATCACGGTGGCGGTGCCGGTCTCGTCGGCCGAGGCGCTGCACCGTGTCGGCGAGATCGCCGACGAGACGGTCTGCCCGCTGGTACCCCGCGTACTCGGCGGCGTCGGCGGCGCCTACGAGGACTTTCACCAGCTCAGCGACGACGAGGTGATCGAACTGCTCGGCACCGCCCGGGCGTGA
- a CDS encoding alpha/beta fold hydrolase, which translates to MSPRPTHRERALDGASVKYLRANGLSHRVVIYNPAARRPMVFVPGITGPAETVRFIADRLPEFRVYVPDLRGRGETDRSPLGSYRLDDYRADLTELLDALALDRPVVVGHSLGARIVSAWAVEARPEGPVVLVDPPTSGPGRDPYPMTRESFLTQIEQARAGTDAAQVRSYFPGWSGEQLALRAEVLAGCDPLAVAETHRGFETEDYFAIWDRLAGDIALLYGENSPVVPAAAVAELHRRNPAIRLEGVPGTGHMVPWDDLDGFLAALHRHLTASAPLPPH; encoded by the coding sequence ATGAGCCCCCGACCGACGCACCGCGAACGCGCCCTCGACGGCGCCTCGGTGAAATACTTGCGCGCCAACGGCTTATCCCATCGGGTCGTGATCTACAACCCGGCCGCACGCCGCCCGATGGTCTTCGTGCCCGGCATCACCGGCCCCGCGGAGACGGTGCGATTCATCGCCGACCGACTGCCGGAGTTCCGGGTGTACGTCCCGGATCTGCGCGGCCGCGGCGAGACGGACCGCTCACCGCTGGGCAGCTACCGGCTCGACGACTACCGCGCCGACCTGACCGAACTGCTCGATGCGCTGGCGCTCGACCGGCCGGTGGTCGTGGGGCATTCGCTGGGCGCGCGGATCGTCTCGGCCTGGGCGGTCGAGGCGCGTCCGGAAGGCCCTGTGGTGCTTGTCGATCCGCCGACCTCCGGACCCGGCCGGGATCCGTATCCGATGACGCGCGAATCGTTTCTCACCCAGATCGAACAGGCCCGCGCGGGAACCGATGCGGCCCAGGTGCGTTCGTACTTTCCCGGGTGGTCCGGCGAACAGCTGGCGCTGCGGGCCGAGGTGCTCGCCGGCTGTGATCCGTTGGCGGTGGCCGAAACCCACCGCGGCTTCGAAACCGAAGACTACTTCGCGATCTGGGACCGCCTCGCCGGCGACATCGCCCTGCTGTACGGCGAGAACAGCCCGGTCGTGCCCGCCGCCGCGGTGGCCGAACTGCACCGGCGGAATCCGGCGATCCGCCTCGAGGGGGTGCCCGGCACCGGGCACATGGTCCCGTGGGACGACCTCGACGGCTTCCTCGCCGCGCTGCACCGCCACCTCACCGCGTCCGCGCCGCTTCCCCCGCATTGA